In a genomic window of Pedosphaera parvula Ellin514:
- a CDS encoding sensor histidine kinase: MQPAFSAEHPTTSSDYSFDIWETENGLPQNSITSIAQTQDGYLWLGTYNGLVRFDGVRFTVFDTSNTPGLIGRRITSLYEDAQKALWIGHETGDLTKYHNGIFSHIPLGTNWPGGPITGIEADKHGDLWLLSDASWLLCLKDNKGFRCGQGNEPGETLPSFAREKDGTLWVVRGSLFGGLEKREIIICDTTGPNGTNNFQLGCAAHDGGLWLVNNGKLVKRTPDGVIKDSGYAPIDSSVTTMLEARSGELLVGTLKEGIFLILPDGSRKHLSRQNGLSGDWIRSLREDSEGNLWVGTGGGGLDAFRRRKVEMIKAPDEWQGRALLSITPSYDGSLWVGTEGAGLYHLLDGKLTRYDQSAGLPNSFVWSLLEDRQHQLLVGTWGGGLRIREEKGFRTIPGLEDISRPMLALHQDRRGMLWIGTRSGLARYDKGLCTWFTRQEGLAVPDVRAITEDATGAIWFGMSGGGLGKIQDDKITQFHKSDGLANDFVWSLHSEPDGTLWIGTFGSGLCRLKQGKFVTISTREGLPNNVVCHIADDGHGNYWMSSYGGIFRVSREELNKCADGKQKLIHCISYGKADGLSTLECSGGFQPAGCKTPDGRLWFPTSKGLAVLDPEDVKINPRPPPVVIEEVTVDGDLIPLSPVDQHGTQSGLTVAPGKQRFEFRYTGLSFVAPDKVRFKYRLKGLESEWVDANNRRIAYYSYLKPGTYTFEATACNNDGVWNETGASLPLTILPQFWQTWWFTSGGVMAGICAVAGGARYATRRRLRQRMEKLERQRALERERARIAKDIHDDLGASLTRITMLSQSGRTDAEDPHQAAADLDHIYRTARELTKAMDEIVWAVSPQHDTLDSLVSYLGKFAQDFLSVAGIRCRLDVPIELPHWPLTAEVRHNLFLAFKEALNNVLKHAAATEVRVSLTLSNKEFNLFVADNGRGFDPKAPLSASADSRLQDRISSGNGLINMCKRLEEIEGLCEISSTHGEGTRIKFTVRIKK; the protein is encoded by the coding sequence ATGCAACCTGCTTTTTCAGCTGAACATCCCACCACCAGTTCGGATTACTCGTTTGATATCTGGGAAACCGAGAATGGGCTGCCGCAAAACTCCATAACCTCGATCGCGCAAACCCAGGATGGCTACCTGTGGCTCGGCACTTACAATGGATTGGTCCGCTTCGATGGAGTCCGTTTCACGGTTTTCGACACCAGTAATACTCCCGGACTGATTGGCCGTCGCATCACCAGCCTCTACGAGGATGCCCAAAAGGCTCTCTGGATTGGTCATGAAACTGGTGACCTCACCAAATATCACAACGGCATCTTCAGCCACATCCCGCTTGGCACCAACTGGCCCGGCGGCCCTATCACCGGCATTGAAGCCGATAAGCATGGCGACCTCTGGCTTCTCAGTGATGCCAGCTGGCTCCTCTGTCTCAAGGACAATAAAGGTTTTCGCTGCGGCCAGGGCAATGAGCCCGGCGAAACCCTTCCCTCCTTTGCCAGGGAAAAGGACGGCACACTCTGGGTTGTTCGGGGCAGCCTCTTTGGTGGACTGGAAAAGCGGGAGATCATTATTTGCGATACGACGGGACCAAACGGCACCAACAATTTTCAACTCGGCTGTGCCGCCCACGATGGCGGCCTCTGGCTCGTCAACAATGGCAAACTGGTCAAACGCACGCCGGATGGTGTCATCAAGGACTCCGGTTATGCGCCGATAGATAGTTCCGTCACCACCATGCTGGAAGCCCGCAGCGGCGAACTGCTTGTCGGTACTCTTAAGGAGGGCATTTTCCTGATCCTGCCCGATGGCTCCCGCAAACATCTCTCGCGCCAAAATGGACTTTCTGGCGATTGGATTCGTTCTCTCCGTGAGGATTCTGAAGGCAATCTCTGGGTTGGCACGGGCGGTGGCGGCTTGGATGCCTTTCGTCGCCGCAAGGTGGAAATGATCAAGGCGCCCGATGAATGGCAGGGCCGTGCTCTGCTCTCCATCACTCCCAGTTACGATGGCAGCCTTTGGGTGGGAACTGAAGGCGCCGGGTTGTATCATTTACTGGATGGCAAACTGACCCGGTATGACCAATCCGCCGGTTTACCAAACTCCTTCGTCTGGTCCCTCTTGGAGGATCGCCAACATCAGTTGTTGGTGGGCACTTGGGGTGGCGGTCTGCGGATACGCGAGGAAAAAGGTTTTCGAACCATTCCAGGATTGGAAGACATTTCCCGCCCCATGCTGGCGCTTCATCAAGATCGCAGAGGCATGCTTTGGATCGGCACCCGGTCCGGCCTTGCTCGTTATGATAAGGGTCTTTGCACCTGGTTCACCCGGCAGGAAGGCCTGGCTGTGCCGGATGTCCGGGCGATCACTGAAGATGCGACCGGTGCGATCTGGTTCGGCATGTCGGGTGGCGGGTTGGGCAAAATTCAGGACGACAAGATCACTCAATTCCACAAATCTGACGGCCTCGCCAACGACTTTGTCTGGTCCCTGCACTCCGAGCCAGACGGCACCCTATGGATTGGCACTTTCGGCAGTGGACTGTGCCGTTTAAAGCAAGGTAAATTCGTTACCATCTCTACCCGCGAAGGATTGCCCAACAACGTCGTTTGCCATATTGCGGACGATGGCCATGGCAATTACTGGATGAGTTCTTACGGCGGCATCTTTCGTGTCAGCCGGGAAGAGTTGAATAAATGTGCCGATGGCAAACAGAAACTGATCCATTGTATTTCTTACGGCAAGGCAGATGGGCTCAGCACGCTCGAATGCTCCGGCGGATTCCAACCCGCGGGCTGCAAAACACCCGATGGGCGTCTCTGGTTTCCAACCAGCAAGGGCCTGGCCGTGCTGGACCCTGAAGATGTCAAAATCAACCCGCGCCCACCACCAGTCGTGATCGAAGAAGTAACCGTTGATGGGGACTTAATTCCTCTTTCTCCCGTCGATCAGCACGGAACTCAATCCGGCCTTACTGTCGCGCCCGGCAAACAACGTTTTGAATTCCGCTACACAGGCCTGAGCTTTGTCGCTCCGGACAAAGTCCGCTTTAAATATAGGCTGAAAGGCTTGGAATCGGAGTGGGTCGATGCCAACAACCGTCGTATTGCCTATTACAGCTATCTCAAACCCGGCACTTACACCTTCGAAGCCACTGCTTGCAACAACGACGGTGTTTGGAATGAAACCGGTGCCAGCCTTCCGCTCACCATTCTGCCTCAGTTTTGGCAAACCTGGTGGTTCACCTCCGGGGGCGTTATGGCCGGCATTTGTGCGGTCGCTGGCGGCGCGCGCTACGCCACCCGCCGCCGTCTCCGCCAACGAATGGAAAAGTTGGAACGGCAACGCGCCTTGGAAAGAGAACGCGCCCGAATCGCCAAGGATATTCACGATGACCTCGGTGCCAGCCTTACCCGTATCACCATGCTCAGCCAATCGGGCCGTACCGATGCCGAGGACCCTCATCAGGCCGCCGCCGACCTGGATCATATTTACCGCACTGCTCGCGAATTAACCAAGGCCATGGACGAAATTGTCTGGGCCGTAAGCCCCCAACACGACACTCTCGACAGCCTGGTTTCCTATCTCGGTAAATTTGCTCAGGACTTTCTGAGCGTCGCTGGAATCCGCTGCCGTTTGGATGTGCCTATCGAACTGCCACACTGGCCGCTTACTGCCGAAGTGCGACACAACCTCTTCCTTGCCTTCAAGGAGGCGTTGAACAACGTGCTCAAGCATGCCGCCGCAACCGAAGTGCGGGTCTCACTTACTCTTTCCAACAAAGAATTTAATCTGTTCGTCGCCGATAACGGCAGGGGTTTTGATCCCAAGGCGCCCCTGTCCGCGTCCGCTGATTCCAGGCTTCAGGATCGCATTTCTTCCGGCAATGGACTCATCAACATGTGCAAGCGACTCGAGGAAATTGAAGGCCTCTGTGAGATCAGCAGTACCCACGGCGAAGGCACACGCATCAAATTTACCGTTCGCATAAAGAAGTAA